The Candidatus Binataceae bacterium DNA window CCGTTCGGCTTCTTGGTGGCGGGCTAGGACATTGAGTATTCACCCCGCGTTTCGGCTTCTCTTCGCGTTACTGATTTGCTCGGCAATGTCGGGGCCGAATGTAGCCTGCGCTTCGAGCACCGGGACCGATAACCAGGTTTGCGACCCGCAGGCCGATTATTACCTCGGGATGGAGGACTACCCAGCGGCTATTCGCCGCCACCTCGTCGTCATCCGCGAACATCCCGACAACGCACTTGCCCACTACCATCTCGGCTTCGCCTACGGCGTCACCGGACAGCATCGGCCCGAACTGCGCGAATACCGGCGCGCGGTGGACTTGGGACTCGATGACTGGCAGGTGTTTCTTAATCTGGGGCTGGCCTACCTCGAAGAGGGCCAACTGCAGGGTGCAACCCAGGTGCTGCGCCTTGCGGCTCTGCTCGGACCCTATCAGCCTGAAACCCACTTCAACCTTGGACTGACTTACGAGCGGCGCGGGATGCTCACCGAGGCGGAACGCGAGATGCTGTTTTCGCTGAGGCTCAACCCGCAGGAGGTCGACGCGCGCAACACGCTCGGCCTTATCTACGCCGAAGAAGGGCGGTTCCCCCTTGCGCGCGAGGAGTGGTCGGACCTGCTGAGTGCCGACCCGGCCTACACGCCCGCGCGCGAGAACCTGGCGATACTCAAACGCGCGGAACTCGCGGGCGCCAAAGGCGCCTCGGACCGCGTGGCTGATTTCGCGCGCGGCCGCTGAGCCGGCGCGATCCTGTCGACAAGCCCGCCGACCGGGAGTGGCGGAGAACGAGGTGGTGGCCGAGGTGGCGGGATGACTATATTAGGCAGGCTATCCAGAAGCCCGGCGAGAATATCGGTGGTGAAAAAGCTCGGGCTATCACGGCAAAAAGGACTTCGGCGGTCACAATTGATTTTCGCGGCGGCGATCGCGTTGTCGGCCGCTCTGGCAACCGTTGCCGCGCCTGCCCGTGCAAGCTACAAGCCTCATCGGCGGCACGCCTCGCACCGCCATCGCCAGATACGCACGGGCACGGTCGCTTATCATGCCCTGTTGCTCGAGGATGCCGACACCGGCAGGATTCTCTACGACTACAA harbors:
- a CDS encoding tetratricopeptide repeat protein, with the translated sequence MSGPNVACASSTGTDNQVCDPQADYYLGMEDYPAAIRRHLVVIREHPDNALAHYHLGFAYGVTGQHRPELREYRRAVDLGLDDWQVFLNLGLAYLEEGQLQGATQVLRLAALLGPYQPETHFNLGLTYERRGMLTEAEREMLFSLRLNPQEVDARNTLGLIYAEEGRFPLAREEWSDLLSADPAYTPARENLAILKRAELAGAKGASDRVADFARGR